From the genome of Clavelina lepadiformis chromosome 2, kaClaLepa1.1, whole genome shotgun sequence:
TTGCCTTGTTGTGTTCAGCCAGTGCTGTAAGTCAAAGCAATGTTCGTGTAAGTGGAAAAGGAGGATATTTTATCAAGCAAGGTTAGATGATGCATTTTCTTTGTGTAAATAACTTTACATGTACAATAATTTCTTGATAAAATCTTCCAGTTGTGATTAGCTACAAGGAATTTATTACTTACCAATCATTGAATTAATGGCTGAATTTCAGTGAACCGTAAGCTGTGACCAAAATTTACATGCAACGTTGGATCAAATGATTCAGACTTTTATGAAACAAACGCCATtaacgtaaaaataaaaataataataatggtGCATACTGGTAGTAAATTAACTTAGAATACGCAAATAGACGGCATAAACCAATAACCAGCAGAGCTTTCGTGCATTGTAAACAAAAGCTCTAACTTGTATATGAAGTAacgttatttttttcattttaccttGTAGCAATCTTTGATTACCGAGCTGCACTAAACAACGTTGCGGATGACGAAGATATTTTTGACATAAACCAGAGTACGTACAACGACCGATGTGAAAAGATTTTAATAAACGACTATAATAACTGCATTTAGAATTATTGTGTATAAGCTCAGCACACGTATATTCTTGTTTGAGTTGGTCTTATCAATTACCAGGCTCTTGATATCTTCCGGAAACATTTCATGGTACTGCACTGAGGTTAAtgattaacaaaaaaatctacTTTGATTTATCACATTAATCATTACAACTTCGTTACTTGCAAAAAATGCTTAATTGCAATATCTTGTTTGCAAGTTGAAATTCTGATGATAAATGTTTCCAGAGTTCACCGACAAGCGTTTGGTAGACGGTGACATTGTGCCACACCCCAGAGGAAGAAATGCCATCACAGACACTTCTCTTTACTGGCCAAGCACAACTATCCCTATTCAGTTTTCAAGTTCATTGCCCTTCTTGGTGAGCTTGTATTAATATTAACTTTGCTTGACCCAAACACAGTCGTTAGTTTTCAGCcggatttttatattttataacccatattttattatatttttctgTGTGAGTCATCAAAATCGATTACCTGGAGCCTTTTTTAACCAGGCTGTGTCTGGAATCGAAGATGCTCGCCAGGAATATGAGATGAGGACTTGTTTCTCCTTCCCTGACAGAGTTGATGAGGAAGACTATCTCTTTTATGAACCCCTGAGCGGGTGAGAAATAAAACCGACAAATGCGTCTTGATGAAAGACATCTGTAAATCCAGTCGTTTCTTCCAATGGGCTTCCTACTTTATACAGTTAGCGTCTCTAATTCAAttctattttttctttttcttgttCTAATTTTGCTTACGTCTGTATCCTTGACGCAGGTGCTGGTCTTATGTTGGGAAACAGGGCACCGGACCCCAGACTATTTCGATCGGCTCCGGATGCGAGAAGATGTCGACCATCGAACATGAAATGATGCACGCCATCGGGATCTACCACGAGCAATCGCGTCCCGATCGAGATGGTTACGTCATCATAGAAGTAGATAACATTGATGCTGGTAATTACTGGATTATAAACAATTTCGTAAACGATGGAAGAGATCCATCACTTTGTGCTGTAATATGTGAATGgcttcaacaaagttttacttttcttGTGTTTGATCATTGGTGTAACGTCTGGTTTTTTTTAAGACAAGCTGCATAACTTCGACAAGTACACATATGATGAAGTTGATGACCGTCGGGTGTCTTACGATTACAACTCGGTCATGCACTACGGTGACACCTCATTCAGGTAAAATGAAGTTTCTTGAAACAGTCGACACATTCGCTTAAGTTTAAGCTGCTTAAGCTACAatataatttcaatattttgtacATTCCCTAGCAACAATGGTGAAAAGACGATTGTGACGATTGACCCAGCCTTCCAAGACGTGATTGGTCAAAGGAGAACTTTCAGCGAAGGCGACGTTGACGTCATTAACAGGATGTACTCTTGTGGTAAGAAATGTTACAAATAGCATTGCAGTTTAGATTGACTTTGTgtctttgttaattttgaaCCTTTCTAAAGGTGGCTTTTTGAAACGTACTGTATTTCAAATCACGTATATACCACAACTGGTTGTTTCCGCCATACCTCTAAGGGAAAAAATACGAGGCCAACAGTTAAAGTACAATATCAGTGTTCAATAGCAACGCTAATAAAAAAAAGCGGCGAAGCCCAGAGATATAACTACGACATGATATGTCAAAAATATTATAGAAAAATTACATATCTACAAAAACGTTCAGCTTCATACATACACTTCCATAACAGTATTACTTGAATAAAATTAGGTTTCCGGACTTAGTCGATTTACTTGAAACTTTGTAAGCCTGAAAAAGTCAGTTGTGGAAGATATAGAATACATGCATATATATGCATTGGGAATAATTTCTTTcgaatattttgcaaactgtaggcctataagcTATAGTGCTATACCTTCAAAGTAAAACTATAAGTTTTTACGTTTCGTTCAGCCTGTAAAATTAGAACAATGAATTAATAAATCTTTTTGTAGCCGATTCCCTTAGAGTATCCTACACTTGCAACTTTGAAGAGGAATCAGTGTGCGGTTACATACAGGACAGAAGCGGAGATGACATTGATTGGATCCGGTATGTAATTGGAGAAACTGAGGGAAAAGCGATTTCAGCAAATATTCCACTCGTCGACAACACACAAGGAACAAGCGGATCAGGTAACGATTGTTTACAATAATTGgagataaaaaagcaaaaatacacaaataagcaaagaatgcattttattacattttttaaacttcactCAGGAAGCTTTATGCTGTTGGACACAAGCGGTAAGAAAGCTGGAAATACAGGCAACATGGCATCAATGAGATTAAAGTCACGAAACAACAAGCAGTGTCTTGAATTTGGATATTACATGGATCTTGATGCCGGCAGTGACGCTGCGCTGGCGTAAGTCAACGATGCTGAGAAGGCCATCTTCTTTTTAGCTTTAACGTTTATTTATGCCAGAAACAGTTTGCAGTTCCTTAATGTTTCCAAAATCGTTGAAATTAACCATGTTACAATAAAACGCA
Proteins encoded in this window:
- the LOC143446727 gene encoding meprin A subunit alpha-like, with product MLKLFAVVALLCSASAVSQSNVRVSGKGGYFIKQAIFDYRAALNNVADDEDIFDINQKFTDKRLVDGDIVPHPRGRNAITDTSLYWPSTTIPIQFSSSLPFLAVSGIEDARQEYEMRTCFSFPDRVDEEDYLFYEPLSGCWSYVGKQGTGPQTISIGSGCEKMSTIEHEMMHAIGIYHEQSRPDRDGYVIIEVDNIDADKLHNFDKYTYDEVDDRRVSYDYNSVMHYGDTSFSNNGEKTIVTIDPAFQDVIGQRRTFSEGDVDVINRMYSCADSLRVSYTCNFEEESVCGYIQDRSGDDIDWIRYVIGETEGKAISANIPLVDNTQGTSGSGSFMLLDTSGKKAGNTGNMASMRLKSRNNKQCLEFGYYMDLDAGSDAALAIYMGTVDQTTGEILTTAPLVTITGDHENYWNIERFTIQAPSYYKLVVAAKTSGFANDVIAIDDISVLDKPCDTTYFVVNDFSQLLASTAKGDVVYSPLLYTDEGYAFKIMLFPQGSSSSNDGYVGMYFALAQGENDNTLTWPFYNHVIRMMVVDQGPDALTRMSQFSNYITGENGGSVWDQPTTELNSGWGYANFMPLSDILNTRNFVKNDAVMISINVRDMNAYAREHARAFANQEPAPFAAAPLVKESDERLTEEHKDVNINITPCEQQQGKEEVSTMSTSTVIGITLGCSFAVFVLMSLLILCINQSNKQALMAIAMARSNGSSTYNNLSYEEGKKV